In Jeotgalibaca arthritidis, a single genomic region encodes these proteins:
- the rpsM gene encoding 30S ribosomal protein S13 has translation MARIAGVDIPRDKRIVISLTYIYGIGSTTAKKVLADANVSEETRVRDLTNDELDRIRIEVDKLKVEGDMRREVNLNIKRLMEIGSYRGIRHRRGLPVRGQNTKNNARTRKGPAKAIAGKKK, from the coding sequence ATGGCTCGTATCGCTGGAGTAGATATTCCGCGTGACAAACGCATCGTTATCTCATTGACATACATTTATGGAATTGGTAGCACAACTGCTAAGAAAGTTCTTGCAGACGCTAACGTTTCAGAAGAAACTCGTGTTCGTGACTTAACTAACGATGAGTTAGACCGCATCCGTATTGAAGTTGACAAACTAAAAGTTGAAGGTGACATGCGTCGTGAGGTTAACTTAAACATCAAACGCTTGATGGAAATCGGTTCATACCGTGGAATCCGTCACCGTCGTGGTTTGCCAGTTCGCGGACAAAACACTAAAAATAATGCACGTACTCGTAAGGGTCCTGCAAAAGCAATCGCTGGTAAGAAAAAATAA
- the rpmJ gene encoding 50S ribosomal protein L36, whose amino-acid sequence MKVRASVKPICEKCKVIRRNGRVMVICENPKHKQRQG is encoded by the coding sequence ATGAAAGTTAGAGCATCAGTAAAACCAATCTGTGAGAAATGTAAAGTAATTCGCAGAAATGGCCGTGTTATGGTGATTTGTGAAAATCCTAAACACAAACAACGCCAAGGATAA